Proteins encoded within one genomic window of Spirulina major PCC 6313:
- a CDS encoding TolC family protein, with the protein MLKFRPLVVVSAGAVIALGYGLPASAQAVFPFRSSASAPNPDAAIVPPAVEVDTAPDSPLSSTPDEPNIDKLAKAPSPVLPDDERRDRITSPTPDMTPLPSQLATSWQADDTAWGDSVVVRKQNKPGDLDAIALTPPAEPESSVLIPRRAMSEIGIAIADPLRAADNGAIAPITTPDAIAPTQTPDDLALSTATPIAQSDPTIDPADDPAEAVPPSDTFEFPPPEAPFDEDAPFGTTDDILLEPAEDPAEAPAVAPEPVQTLPDPGASAQLIGPDNLQAVSTPDYLNPSQNPLLFPTEADEVTIDITQPITLQEAIALARRNNTDLQTARLNLDRAYTTLEEAKAGRLPTVDGSLNLTRTSSASGELQREAAGALSQALGNNDSTSDSLNADVEVNYNLFDGGRTTALIREAEHRIRINQLEVERLTEQIHLDTTNAYYQLQERDQRVGIEEQAVDQALQTLRDAELLQQAGLGTRFDVIRAQVDLANSQQALTQANAEQKIAQRQLVQVLALGQQVNVTIADEIDTVQPWELSLEETIVLAYRNRAELEQQLIQREINEAQRTVALAAVRPQVSLFANYNLLDQLDDDQGLADGYSVGARVQWRFFDGGAARARRRGEEIDIELAEVAFEEQRNTIRLEVETAYENSIANQQNIQTASEAVQLAEESLRLARLRFQAGVGTQTDVIDAQTELTRARGNLLTAIVTYNRSIAALQRAVSNVPDNRLFDLP; encoded by the coding sequence ATGCTCAAGTTTCGTCCTCTCGTTGTTGTTAGTGCCGGGGCTGTTATTGCACTGGGCTATGGTTTACCGGCTTCGGCTCAAGCGGTCTTTCCGTTTCGGTCGTCAGCATCTGCTCCGAATCCCGATGCTGCCATAGTTCCGCCTGCCGTAGAGGTTGATACTGCTCCGGACTCGCCCTTGTCTTCGACCCCAGATGAACCGAATATAGACAAACTCGCGAAAGCACCGAGTCCGGTGTTACCGGATGACGAAAGGCGCGATCGCATCACGTCCCCCACCCCGGACATGACCCCACTGCCGTCACAGTTGGCCACAAGCTGGCAGGCTGATGATACCGCTTGGGGCGATTCTGTGGTGGTTCGCAAACAGAATAAGCCGGGCGATCTCGACGCGATCGCCCTCACGCCCCCCGCAGAACCAGAGTCATCAGTGCTCATCCCCCGCCGCGCCATGAGTGAGATCGGGATTGCGATCGCTGATCCCCTCCGAGCAGCGGATAATGGGGCGATCGCCCCAATCACGACACCAGACGCGATCGCCCCCACCCAAACCCCGGATGATCTCGCCCTGTCCACCGCTACCCCCATCGCCCAGAGCGATCCCACCATTGACCCTGCCGATGATCCGGCCGAAGCGGTTCCCCCCAGCGATACATTTGAGTTCCCCCCCCCAGAAGCTCCTTTCGACGAGGACGCTCCCTTCGGGACAACGGACGACATTCTTCTTGAGCCAGCCGAAGATCCGGCTGAAGCCCCGGCTGTGGCCCCCGAACCCGTGCAGACCCTCCCCGATCCGGGCGCATCCGCCCAATTGATCGGCCCTGACAATCTTCAGGCTGTCTCGACCCCTGACTACCTCAACCCCAGCCAAAACCCGCTCCTCTTTCCCACCGAAGCCGATGAAGTCACCATCGACATCACCCAGCCGATTACGCTTCAGGAAGCGATCGCCCTCGCCCGACGCAACAACACCGACCTCCAAACCGCCCGCCTCAACCTCGATCGCGCCTACACCACCCTCGAAGAAGCCAAAGCCGGACGCTTACCCACCGTTGACGGCAGCTTGAACCTCACCCGCACCAGTTCCGCATCCGGTGAACTGCAACGGGAAGCCGCCGGAGCCTTGAGCCAAGCCCTAGGCAATAACGACTCCACCAGCGACAGCCTCAACGCCGATGTAGAAGTCAACTACAACCTCTTCGACGGCGGCCGCACCACCGCCCTGATTCGCGAGGCCGAACACCGCATTCGCATCAACCAACTCGAAGTCGAGCGACTCACCGAACAGATCCACCTCGACACCACCAACGCCTACTATCAACTCCAAGAGCGCGATCAACGGGTTGGCATTGAAGAACAAGCCGTCGATCAAGCCCTGCAAACCCTCCGCGATGCTGAACTGTTGCAGCAAGCCGGATTAGGGACGCGCTTTGATGTAATTCGCGCCCAGGTGGATTTAGCCAATAGTCAGCAGGCGCTCACCCAAGCTAACGCCGAGCAAAAGATCGCCCAACGGCAACTCGTTCAGGTGCTGGCCCTGGGTCAGCAGGTCAACGTCACCATTGCCGACGAAATCGACACCGTTCAACCCTGGGAACTGTCCCTCGAAGAAACCATCGTTTTGGCCTATCGCAATCGGGCTGAACTCGAACAACAACTGATTCAACGGGAAATCAACGAAGCCCAGCGCACCGTTGCCCTCGCGGCCGTGCGTCCCCAGGTGAGTCTGTTTGCCAACTACAACCTCCTCGACCAACTCGACGACGACCAAGGCTTGGCCGATGGTTACAGCGTCGGGGCGCGGGTGCAATGGCGCTTTTTTGATGGGGGAGCCGCCCGCGCCCGCCGCCGAGGGGAAGAGATTGACATTGAACTGGCGGAAGTGGCGTTTGAAGAACAGCGCAATACAATCCGCCTGGAGGTGGAAACCGCCTACGAAAACTCAATTGCCAACCAACAAAATATCCAAACGGCAAGCGAAGCGGTGCAACTGGCCGAAGAAAGCTTACGCCTGGCCCGGCTTCGCTTCCAAGCTGGGGTAGGGACACAGACGGATGTGATCGATGCGCAAACGGAACTAACGCGGGCGCGGGGCAATTTGTTGACGGCGATCGTCACCTACAATCGCTCGATCGCCGCGTTGCAACGGGCGGTGAGCAATGTGCCGGATAACCGTTTGTTTGATCTGCCCTAG
- a CDS encoding 2Fe-2S iron-sulfur cluster-binding protein, with translation MADITFINEKQDLKQDVIAADGANLRQKALENRVDLYTLRGKLTNCGGAGQCGTCIVEVLSGMNNLSERTETEQKKLKKKPDTYRLACQTLVNGPVTVRTKPQ, from the coding sequence ATGGCTGACATTACCTTTATCAACGAAAAACAAGATCTCAAGCAGGATGTAATTGCGGCAGATGGTGCCAATTTGCGCCAAAAGGCGTTGGAAAATCGAGTGGATCTCTATACGTTGCGGGGTAAATTGACCAACTGTGGCGGCGCGGGCCAATGCGGGACTTGTATTGTCGAGGTGCTATCGGGGATGAATAATCTGTCGGAACGCACGGAGACCGAACAGAAGAAACTGAAGAAAAAGCCGGACACCTATCGCCTGGCGTGCCAAACTTTGGTGAATGGGCCGGTGACGGTGCGGACGAAGCCGCAATGA
- the psbM gene encoding photosystem II reaction center protein PsbM: MQVNDLGFVATLMFVLVPTVFLLILYIQTASQKSKG, translated from the coding sequence ATGCAGGTAAACGATTTAGGGTTTGTAGCCACATTAATGTTTGTGCTCGTTCCGACCGTTTTCTTGCTGATTCTGTATATTCAGACGGCAAGTCAAAAGAGCAAGGGTTAA
- a CDS encoding EI24 domain-containing protein, whose amino-acid sequence MIRGLVAGTTYPVRALRLLMRSPRLLQFFAIPVFVNIVVGIALYAGLLLPAWSGLDWAALELNQQVDLWTANLPAWLGVIDWILVGLAGVVKGVLTVALLLLTGFLLLQFGTLIGAPWYGRLSEEIERSRLGSATVIDVGIVRDIGRALLFEVKKIVLWSSCAIALLLLSWIPGLGGVVITIGWFSLTALITCLDFLDGPSERRRFRFRHKLRLVLRTFPASGSFSLLCCLLISVPLVNLLTIPLCVASGTLFWCDRIAPSLPPSDAPNE is encoded by the coding sequence ATGATCCGGGGATTAGTGGCGGGAACGACCTATCCAGTACGGGCCCTGCGATTGTTGATGCGATCGCCCCGCCTGTTACAGTTTTTTGCGATTCCCGTGTTTGTCAATATTGTGGTGGGCATCGCCCTCTATGCCGGTTTGCTCTTGCCCGCTTGGTCTGGGCTAGATTGGGCGGCGCTGGAACTCAATCAGCAGGTGGATCTGTGGACGGCGAACCTGCCGGCCTGGCTCGGTGTGATCGATTGGATCTTAGTGGGTTTGGCGGGAGTAGTGAAAGGGGTCTTAACCGTGGCATTGCTGCTGTTGACCGGCTTTCTGTTGTTGCAATTTGGCACGCTGATCGGCGCTCCCTGGTATGGGCGACTCTCCGAGGAAATTGAGCGATCGCGCCTCGGCAGTGCCACCGTGATTGATGTGGGCATCGTGCGCGACATTGGCCGGGCGTTGCTGTTTGAAGTCAAAAAAATCGTTCTTTGGAGTAGTTGTGCGATCGCTCTGCTTCTCCTCAGTTGGATTCCCGGCCTCGGCGGCGTTGTGATTACCATCGGCTGGTTCAGCCTCACTGCATTGATTACCTGCCTCGACTTTCTCGATGGCCCCTCCGAACGCCGCCGCTTCCGCTTTCGCCACAAACTCCGCCTCGTCTTACGAACATTTCCCGCCAGTGGCAGCTTTAGCCTGCTCTGCTGTCTGCTGATTAGCGTGCCCTTGGTGAACCTGTTGACGATTCCCCTCTGTGTCGCATCCGGGACGCTGTTTTGGTGCGATCGCATCGCCCCCAGCCTGCCCCCCAGCGATGCCCCCAATGAATAA
- a CDS encoding GAF domain-containing protein, translated as MPDPKLRRLLNNLTQKLHHDTLLQTTMDELRASLDCDRIVLYYFYQQWHGQVTFEALRSPQLSILGSVGGDDCFNDTYAQQYFEGRTRAVADIEVEPLADCHREFLRGLRVRANLVVPVLIPDDLWGLLIAHDQAPRSWQTGEIAAMQASARIIANTAAIRQTHR; from the coding sequence ATGCCTGACCCAAAGCTGCGCCGCTTGCTCAATAATCTGACCCAAAAACTGCACCATGACACCTTGCTCCAGACCACGATGGATGAGTTGCGGGCGAGTCTGGATTGCGATCGCATCGTGCTCTATTACTTTTACCAACAATGGCATGGACAGGTGACGTTTGAAGCATTGCGATCGCCGCAACTGTCCATCTTGGGGTCGGTGGGAGGGGATGATTGCTTTAATGACACCTATGCCCAGCAATATTTTGAGGGTCGCACGCGGGCCGTTGCGGATATTGAAGTTGAACCGCTGGCAGACTGTCACCGTGAGTTTTTGCGGGGGCTGCGGGTGCGGGCGAATTTGGTTGTACCCGTGTTGATTCCGGATGATCTGTGGGGGTTATTAATTGCCCATGATCAGGCCCCTCGTTCCTGGCAGACGGGGGAAATTGCCGCCATGCAGGCCAGTGCGCGCATCATTGCCAATACCGCCGCGATTCGTCAGACGCACCGATGA
- a CDS encoding AMP-binding protein — protein sequence MIFRERLHAWACHTPDAIAIHAAQGTRLTFQQWEQQSEQWGQRFAQAGIMPGDRVVLMVPVGLPLYLILAALWQRGAVVVAINPAVGAAAIAAACEALQPRAWLASGLGLMVLGLRSPTLRRIPIKIPVGGWAGRLWQGLRSPRPPVVNPAPDPDAVALISLTSGSTGPPKLIHRTHHQLRAQGEALAPILHSQPGDRELAILPLFGLVHLAAGGTLVLPPFPVRSLAKLSGRALLRVIQQQQIHRLIASPTMFTTLINAAQRDRTTLPHLRQLFIGGAPVSFRCLDHLQAIAPHAQITLVYGATEAEPIATQPYADITEGDYHQTHSGHGLLVGHPVPSLTVAILNPHAPNPSTPAAFTAHTLPPGQPGEILVTAPHLIPRPEPQQFSLAGQRWHRTGDLGYCDRTGRLWLLGRRVGLIEDERGRLYPWAVEAVVNEHPAVVRSAVVGWQGQRLLYVQCDRAHRRGPRWHNLRATLAEQLTWAQCDRIIPIPRLPVEPRHHAKIDYRRLYQHLSLPISEQWHSDRG from the coding sequence ATGATCTTCCGGGAGCGGTTGCACGCTTGGGCCTGCCATACGCCTGATGCGATCGCAATCCACGCAGCCCAAGGAACACGCCTCACGTTCCAGCAATGGGAGCAGCAGAGCGAGCAATGGGGTCAACGCTTCGCCCAGGCAGGGATCATGCCCGGCGATCGCGTCGTGCTCATGGTTCCCGTAGGTCTGCCGCTCTATCTAATCCTCGCGGCCCTGTGGCAGCGGGGGGCGGTGGTGGTGGCGATCAATCCAGCGGTGGGAGCAGCGGCGATCGCTGCCGCTTGCGAGGCACTGCAACCCCGCGCCTGGTTGGCCAGTGGCTTGGGGTTGATGGTGCTAGGGCTGAGATCGCCCACGTTGCGCCGCATTCCGATCAAAATTCCCGTGGGCGGTTGGGCGGGGCGACTCTGGCAGGGGTTGCGATCGCCCCGCCCGCCCGTCGTCAATCCCGCCCCCGATCCTGACGCGGTGGCCCTAATTTCCCTCACCAGTGGCAGCACCGGCCCGCCCAAACTGATCCACCGCACCCATCACCAACTCCGCGCCCAAGGGGAAGCCCTCGCCCCCATTCTCCACAGTCAACCGGGCGATCGCGAGTTGGCGATCCTGCCCCTCTTTGGTCTTGTCCATCTTGCCGCCGGGGGGACGCTGGTTTTGCCGCCTTTTCCGGTGCGATCGCTCGCTAAACTGTCCGGTCGTGCCCTGCTGCGAGTGATTCAGCAACAGCAGATCCACCGGTTGATCGCTTCCCCTACTATGTTCACGACCCTAATCAACGCCGCCCAGCGCGATCGCACCACTCTCCCCCACCTCCGTCAACTCTTCATCGGCGGTGCTCCGGTCTCGTTCCGTTGCCTTGATCATCTCCAGGCGATCGCCCCCCACGCCCAGATCACCCTCGTCTACGGCGCAACGGAGGCCGAACCCATCGCCACCCAACCCTACGCAGACATCACCGAGGGCGATTATCACCAAACCCACAGCGGCCACGGCCTCCTAGTCGGTCATCCCGTCCCCAGTCTCACCGTAGCGATCCTGAACCCCCACGCCCCCAACCCCAGCACCCCCGCCGCATTCACCGCCCACACCCTCCCCCCCGGCCAACCCGGCGAAATCCTCGTCACGGCTCCCCACCTCATCCCCCGGCCGGAGCCGCAACAGTTCAGCCTCGCGGGCCAGCGGTGGCATCGGACGGGGGATTTGGGGTATTGCGATCGCACTGGGCGGTTGTGGTTATTGGGGCGGCGGGTCGGGTTAATTGAGGATGAGCGGGGCCGGTTGTATCCTTGGGCGGTGGAGGCGGTGGTCAATGAACATCCGGCGGTGGTGCGATCGGCGGTGGTGGGATGGCAGGGGCAACGGTTGCTCTATGTGCAGTGCGATCGCGCCCATCGACGCGGCCCCCGGTGGCACAACCTCCGCGCTACCCTGGCCGAGCAATTAACCTGGGCGCAGTGCGATCGGATCATCCCCATCCCCCGCCTCCCCGTCGAACCCCGCCACCACGCCAAAATCGACTATCGCCGCCTCTATCAACATTTATCCCTGCCTATTTCAGAACAATGGCATAGTGATAGAGGGTAG
- a CDS encoding TIGR03279 family radical SAM protein gives MSVPSLRPAKISRVLPDSIGAEIGFEVGDAIASINGIQPRDLIDYQYLCADEVLALEVLDAQGKRHAIEIEKDYDDDLGLEFETALFDGLIQCNNRCPFCFIDQQPPGKRESLYYKDDDYRLSFLYGSYLTLTNLTTREWERIEQMRLSPLYVSVHATAPEVRSRLLKNDRAGQILDQLRWFQARRLQIHAQVVVCPGINDGAQLERTLRDLAQFHSGEIPAVLSAAVVPVGLTRFRPDADELTPVSRAHAQTVIPQVQALQAEFKATLGSTFAWLADEWFLIAQTDLPPESHYEDYPQIGNGVGSIRQFIHEFETACDRLLPSQIPTPKTWLWVVGNAVEHAFQPLVTRLNQVENLTVELVPLRSDYWGQDITVTGLLTGQDLITGLRDRTTPGQILLPSVMLKHDDTRFLDDLTVADVAQTLGRAIVPVAGIDALLKTLTSHSAAA, from the coding sequence ATGAGTGTTCCGTCCCTGCGTCCGGCCAAAATTAGTCGCGTCCTGCCTGATTCGATTGGGGCGGAGATTGGCTTTGAGGTGGGGGATGCGATCGCTTCGATTAACGGCATTCAACCCCGCGACCTGATCGATTATCAATACCTCTGTGCCGATGAAGTCCTTGCCCTCGAAGTCCTCGATGCCCAGGGCAAACGCCACGCCATCGAAATCGAAAAAGACTACGATGATGACCTGGGCCTAGAGTTTGAAACGGCGCTGTTTGATGGGTTGATTCAATGTAATAATCGCTGCCCCTTTTGCTTCATCGACCAACAGCCCCCCGGCAAACGGGAAAGCCTCTATTACAAAGACGATGACTATCGCCTCAGTTTTCTCTACGGTAGCTACCTCACCCTAACCAATCTCACTACGCGAGAATGGGAGCGCATCGAACAGATGCGCCTGTCGCCGCTCTATGTGTCGGTTCATGCCACCGCCCCGGAAGTGCGATCGCGCCTACTGAAAAACGATCGCGCCGGTCAAATCCTCGACCAACTGCGCTGGTTTCAAGCCCGCCGCCTCCAAATTCACGCCCAAGTCGTCGTCTGTCCCGGCATCAACGACGGCGCACAATTAGAACGCACCCTGCGCGACCTGGCCCAGTTCCACAGCGGCGAAATTCCTGCCGTTCTCTCTGCCGCCGTCGTCCCCGTGGGCTTAACCCGCTTTCGCCCCGATGCCGACGAACTCACCCCCGTCAGCCGTGCCCACGCCCAAACGGTAATCCCCCAAGTCCAAGCCCTCCAAGCGGAATTTAAAGCGACCCTCGGCAGCACCTTCGCCTGGCTCGCCGATGAATGGTTTCTCATTGCCCAAACCGACCTCCCCCCAGAATCCCATTACGAGGACTATCCCCAAATCGGCAACGGGGTCGGCTCGATTCGGCAGTTTATTCACGAGTTTGAAACGGCTTGCGATCGCCTCCTCCCGTCCCAAATTCCCACCCCAAAAACCTGGCTCTGGGTCGTAGGTAACGCCGTCGAACATGCGTTTCAGCCCCTCGTTACCCGCCTCAACCAAGTCGAGAATCTCACCGTGGAACTCGTCCCCCTCCGCAGCGACTATTGGGGCCAAGACATCACCGTGACGGGACTCCTCACCGGCCAAGACTTGATCACCGGCCTGCGCGATCGCACCACCCCTGGTCAAATTCTCCTCCCCTCGGTGATGCTCAAACACGACGACACCCGCTTTCTAGATGACCTCACCGTGGCGGATGTGGCGCAAACCCTCGGACGTGCGATCGTGCCCGTGGCCGGCATTGACGCTTTATTAAAAACCCTCACCTCTCATTCAGCAGCGGCGTGA
- a CDS encoding VWA domain-containing protein codes for MVEQRDYTLIIDKSGSMSTQDQPGGKSRWQAVQESTLALAQKCEELDPDGITVYLFSGRFKRYDNVTSDKVSQVFAEHDPMGKTDLATVLYDALTNYFERKEAGQTQPNGETIIVITDGEPDDRKSVMRLIIEASRKIDRDEELGISLIQVGRDKLATQFLAALDDQLENAGAKFDIVNTVKITDVEEGMPLVDVLLNALIS; via the coding sequence ATTGTTGAACAGCGGGATTACACCCTGATCATCGATAAAAGTGGCAGCATGTCCACTCAGGATCAGCCGGGCGGGAAGAGTCGTTGGCAAGCCGTCCAAGAATCGACCCTGGCCCTGGCCCAGAAATGCGAGGAGCTTGATCCTGATGGCATTACCGTCTACCTGTTTTCCGGACGCTTTAAACGCTACGACAACGTCACCAGCGATAAAGTATCTCAAGTCTTTGCCGAACATGACCCCATGGGCAAGACTGACCTTGCGACTGTCCTCTACGATGCGTTGACGAATTACTTTGAGCGGAAAGAAGCGGGCCAAACCCAGCCCAATGGTGAAACCATTATCGTGATCACCGACGGTGAACCGGACGATCGCAAATCCGTGATGCGGTTAATCATTGAAGCCTCGCGCAAAATTGACCGGGATGAAGAACTGGGTATTTCTTTGATCCAAGTGGGGCGGGACAAACTCGCCACTCAATTTTTAGCAGCCCTTGATGATCAACTCGAAAACGCGGGGGCGAAGTTCGACATTGTGAATACTGTCAAAATCACCGATGTGGAAGAGGGAATGCCCTTAGTGGATGTGCTACTGAATGCGTTGATCTCTTAG
- the pdxH gene encoding pyridoxamine 5'-phosphate oxidase codes for MTNYSAADLRLNYTRGGLLESEAGDDPFALFQTWFTQAIEAELPEPNAMTLTTVTPGGRPSARMVLLKGFDGASFVFYTNYTSEKGEHLAANPWAALVFWWAALERQVRIEGAVERVSGAESDEYFHSRPVGSRLGAWASPQSQVVRDRTHLETRLQALEAEYRDRPIPRPPHWGGFRVIPDRIEFWQGRPSRLHDRLRYQRQEDGSWQRDRLAP; via the coding sequence ATGACGAATTATTCTGCGGCGGATCTGCGGTTGAACTATACCCGTGGGGGGCTATTGGAATCAGAAGCGGGGGATGATCCGTTTGCTCTGTTCCAAACCTGGTTTACCCAGGCGATCGAGGCTGAGTTACCAGAACCCAACGCGATGACCTTAACGACGGTGACCCCAGGGGGGCGACCATCGGCGCGAATGGTTCTCCTCAAAGGGTTTGATGGGGCGAGTTTTGTGTTTTATACGAATTACACCAGCGAGAAGGGGGAGCATTTGGCGGCGAATCCGTGGGCGGCGTTGGTGTTTTGGTGGGCGGCGTTGGAGCGACAGGTGCGGATTGAGGGGGCAGTGGAGCGGGTCAGTGGGGCGGAGTCGGATGAGTATTTCCACAGTCGGCCGGTGGGGTCGCGGTTGGGGGCTTGGGCTTCGCCCCAGAGTCAGGTGGTGCGCGATCGCACCCACCTCGAAACCCGCTTACAGGCACTCGAAGCGGAGTACCGCGATCGCCCCATTCCCCGCCCGCCCCATTGGGGAGGTTTTCGCGTCATCCCCGACCGGATCGAATTTTGGCAGGGTCGTCCTAGTCGCCTCCACGATCGCCTCCGCTATCAACGGCAGGAGGATGGATCGTGGCAGCGCGATCGCCTCGCTCCCTAA
- a CDS encoding glycoside hydrolase family 57 protein, with amino-acid sequence MALGYLALVLHAHLPFVRHPESDYVLEEEWLFEAITETYIPLLNMFSGLKRDGVDFKMTMSLTPPLVSMLQDPLLQDRYINHLELLQELAEKEVDRNRHNGHLRYLAEHYVEEFATVRRTWDAYQGDLVAAFKGFLDSGNLDIITCGATHGYFPLMKMYPQAVWAQIKVACDHYEATFGRPPNGMWLPECAYYNGVERLLADAGLRYFLTDGHGVIYARPRPRFGTYAPIFTETGVAVFGRDQESSQQVWSSEVGYPGDPEYREFYKDIGWEAEYEYIKPYVMPNGQRKNVGIKYHKITHRGAGLSEKALYDPYWAKEKAAEHAGNFMFNRVNQIQHLEGIMQRSPLVMSPYDAELFGHWWYEGPWFLDYLFRKSWFDQSTYALTHLSEYLQKEPHQQVCRPAQSSWGFQGFHEFWLNQTNAWIYPHLHKAAERMIELGGREPADELQERALNQAARELLLAQSSDWAFIMRTGTMVPYAERRTKSHLMRFTKIYEDLQKEQVDAGWLEKVEAIDNIFPQIDYRAYRAYSL; translated from the coding sequence ATGGCTCTCGGCTATCTTGCCCTCGTTCTCCACGCCCATCTACCCTTTGTTCGCCATCCAGAGAGCGATTATGTCCTTGAAGAGGAATGGCTCTTTGAAGCCATTACCGAAACCTATATTCCGTTGCTCAATATGTTCTCTGGGCTGAAGCGGGATGGGGTGGACTTCAAAATGACCATGAGCCTGACACCGCCGCTGGTGTCGATGTTACAAGATCCTCTGCTCCAAGATCGCTACATCAATCACCTCGAACTACTGCAAGAACTCGCGGAAAAAGAAGTAGATCGCAACCGCCACAATGGTCACCTCCGCTATCTCGCAGAGCATTACGTTGAAGAATTTGCTACGGTGCGGCGTACCTGGGACGCTTACCAAGGGGATCTCGTGGCGGCGTTTAAGGGGTTTCTCGACAGTGGCAATTTAGACATCATTACCTGTGGGGCGACCCATGGGTATTTCCCGTTGATGAAAATGTACCCCCAAGCGGTGTGGGCCCAGATTAAGGTGGCGTGCGATCACTATGAGGCGACCTTTGGCCGGCCGCCCAATGGGATGTGGTTGCCCGAATGTGCCTACTATAACGGGGTGGAGCGGTTATTGGCGGATGCGGGGCTGCGCTATTTTCTCACCGATGGCCATGGGGTGATCTATGCGCGGCCGCGGCCACGGTTTGGCACCTACGCGCCGATTTTTACGGAGACGGGGGTGGCGGTGTTTGGCCGGGATCAGGAATCGTCCCAGCAGGTGTGGTCGTCGGAGGTGGGCTATCCGGGTGATCCGGAGTATCGGGAGTTTTATAAAGATATTGGCTGGGAGGCGGAATATGAGTACATTAAGCCCTATGTGATGCCCAATGGCCAGCGGAAAAATGTGGGGATTAAGTATCACAAGATTACGCACCGGGGGGCGGGGCTGAGTGAGAAGGCTTTGTATGACCCCTATTGGGCGAAGGAAAAGGCGGCGGAGCACGCGGGGAATTTTATGTTTAACCGGGTGAATCAGATTCAACATCTGGAGGGGATTATGCAGCGATCGCCCCTCGTCATGTCGCCCTATGATGCGGAGTTGTTCGGCCATTGGTGGTATGAGGGGCCATGGTTTTTGGATTATCTGTTCCGGAAGAGTTGGTTTGATCAGTCTACCTATGCGCTGACCCATCTATCGGAATATTTACAAAAAGAACCCCATCAACAGGTGTGCCGTCCGGCCCAATCCAGTTGGGGCTTTCAAGGCTTCCATGAGTTTTGGCTCAATCAAACCAATGCCTGGATTTATCCCCATTTGCACAAGGCGGCGGAGCGGATGATTGAACTGGGGGGACGCGAACCGGCTGATGAGTTGCAGGAGCGGGCGTTAAACCAGGCGGCGCGGGAATTGTTGTTGGCGCAGTCGTCGGATTGGGCGTTTATTATGCGGACGGGGACGATGGTTCCCTATGCGGAGCGGCGGACGAAGTCGCATTTGATGCGCTTCACGAAGATCTATGAGGATCTGCAAAAGGAACAGGTGGATGCGGGCTGGCTGGAAAAGGTGGAGGCGATCGATAATATTTTCCCGCAGATTGATTATCGGGCCTATCGGGCCTATTCGCTCTAG